The following coding sequences lie in one Mesorhizobium sp. NZP2298 genomic window:
- a CDS encoding SMP-30/gluconolactonase/LRE family protein, whose amino-acid sequence MTYYEVLDRRFHDFIIPLCKLEKLHTGMRWAEGPVYFADGRFLLFSDIPNNRMLKWDEVTGDVSTFRYPSNFSNGNTRDRRGRLVSCEHGERRVTRTEYDGSITVLADRFEGKRLNSPNDVVVRSDDTVWFSDPPYGILSNYEGYKAPSEIGAWNVYRLDPKSGTLSVVAGDFDKPNGLAFSPDETQLYVADSGRSHGWDKPHHIRRFDVDEHGRLSGGSVFAEIDPGIPDGFRIDVDGNLWVSAGDGVHCFASDGTLLGKILVPETVANVCFGGPHRNRLFITADSSLYAVYLNTAGLHFC is encoded by the coding sequence ATGACATACTACGAGGTTCTTGATCGTCGCTTCCACGATTTCATTATCCCGTTGTGCAAACTCGAAAAACTTCACACTGGAATGCGCTGGGCCGAAGGGCCCGTGTATTTCGCCGATGGGCGCTTTCTGCTCTTCAGCGACATTCCCAACAACAGGATGCTGAAGTGGGATGAAGTGACGGGTGATGTTTCCACTTTCCGCTATCCTTCGAATTTTTCCAACGGCAATACGCGCGACCGGCGGGGACGCCTCGTCAGCTGCGAACATGGGGAACGGCGCGTCACGCGTACTGAATATGATGGCAGTATCACCGTCCTGGCCGATCGGTTCGAGGGCAAGCGTCTCAATTCGCCCAACGATGTGGTGGTCAGATCTGACGATACTGTCTGGTTTAGCGATCCGCCCTACGGTATCCTGAGCAACTATGAGGGCTACAAGGCGCCCAGTGAGATCGGAGCTTGGAACGTCTACCGCCTTGACCCCAAGTCAGGTACGCTATCGGTAGTTGCCGGCGACTTCGACAAGCCGAACGGCCTTGCCTTTTCCCCGGATGAGACACAGCTCTATGTCGCCGACAGCGGCCGTTCCCATGGCTGGGATAAGCCGCACCATATCCGCCGCTTCGATGTGGACGAACACGGCCGCCTTTCGGGCGGCAGCGTCTTTGCCGAGATCGATCCCGGCATCCCTGATGGGTTTCGTATCGATGTTGACGGCAACCTATGGGTGTCTGCTGGCGATGGCGTGCATTGCTTTGCGTCGGACGGTACGCTTCTTGGCAAGATTCTTGTCCCGGAGACCGTTGCCAACGTGTGCTTTGGCGGACCTCATCGAAATCGCCTGTTCATCACTGCCGACAGTTCGCTTTATGCCGTCTATCTCAATACGGCCGGGTTGCATTTCTGCTGA
- a CDS encoding ABC transporter permease, translating to MSVLLIGLGCVALLLGGSLLYPGFLKPSYILQQLQIAAFLGIIATGAMLVILLGEIDLSVPWTITGTAIVVISATGSSNPVIAGLAIPLGLCFGMVIGLLNAIGVAIFRVPAMVWTLAVNAMLLGATVFYTGNSRPNGEVPWLATQAAIGRTFGIPNAFLVWLGVAVITVWVLRRTVYGNYLYALGNSRRAVFLAGARVRLVTVATFVLAGAFSSFGAILLLGYTNQAYQGMGDPYLMPVISAVVVGGTSIQGGRGNYVGTFAGAIFITLLSSILSVMQMPAAAREMIFGAIILVMLLIHGLSAKNKDI from the coding sequence GTGTCCGTCCTGCTGATTGGGCTGGGCTGCGTCGCCCTGCTCTTGGGTGGTTCGCTACTGTACCCCGGATTCCTGAAGCCCAGCTACATTCTGCAACAGCTTCAGATCGCCGCCTTTCTTGGTATCATCGCCACCGGTGCCATGCTTGTGATCCTGCTTGGCGAGATCGACCTTTCAGTGCCCTGGACGATCACAGGCACTGCGATTGTTGTCATCTCGGCCACTGGCAGTTCCAATCCCGTGATCGCCGGCCTGGCAATTCCACTGGGCCTGTGCTTTGGCATGGTTATTGGGCTCTTGAACGCCATCGGTGTCGCTATCTTTCGCGTACCCGCGATGGTCTGGACGCTGGCGGTGAACGCCATGCTGCTTGGCGCCACGGTTTTCTACACCGGCAACAGCCGTCCCAACGGTGAGGTCCCCTGGCTGGCGACACAGGCGGCGATCGGTCGGACCTTCGGCATCCCCAACGCCTTTCTCGTATGGCTGGGAGTTGCCGTGATCACAGTCTGGGTGCTCCGGCGTACCGTCTATGGCAACTACCTCTATGCACTGGGTAATTCGCGACGTGCGGTGTTCCTTGCCGGGGCGCGGGTCCGCCTGGTGACAGTGGCAACCTTCGTCCTTGCCGGAGCGTTTTCCAGTTTCGGCGCTATCCTGCTGCTGGGCTACACCAACCAGGCCTATCAGGGCATGGGCGACCCCTATCTCATGCCGGTCATCTCGGCTGTGGTGGTCGGAGGAACCTCCATTCAAGGCGGTCGGGGGAACTATGTCGGCACCTTCGCCGGCGCGATCTTCATCACGCTTCTGTCGTCGATCCTTTCGGTGATGCAGATGCCCGCTGCCGCGCGCGAGATGATCTTCGGCGCGATCATCCTTGTCATGCTGCTGATTCACGGTCTCAGCGCCAAGAACAAGGACATCTGA
- a CDS encoding ABC transporter permease — translation MMSWLRQNAKEAIAALALIVLFAGYMVVHPRGFSTYVVTIWSNQGALLGLAAIAQFFVVLVKGIDLSVGSIIALTNVVASFLLNGSPTSIALGMIAVLAVGVACGLVNGIAVVYGRVQPIVATLATGGIFGGIALLLRPTPGGSIDETMSDALTYAVADVPVSAMILVVVLVALMVFLRRSALGLGLYAVGSSEQSAYMTGLRVNRLKLIAYGSSGFIAALAGIYVSMVTLTGDPNIAPSYTLNSIGAIVLGGVALSGGVGNPIGAVIGALILKTISSLMFFSGLPPLAQPFFEGLILATAIALGALGVFRVRSRLELYR, via the coding sequence ATGATGTCCTGGCTTCGCCAAAATGCCAAGGAAGCGATTGCCGCGCTCGCGCTGATAGTGCTTTTCGCCGGCTATATGGTCGTCCATCCGCGCGGCTTTTCAACCTATGTGGTTACAATCTGGTCGAACCAGGGGGCACTGCTTGGGCTTGCCGCGATCGCTCAGTTCTTTGTGGTTCTGGTCAAGGGAATCGACCTGTCGGTAGGATCCATTATTGCACTGACCAACGTGGTGGCGTCGTTCCTTCTAAACGGATCTCCGACCTCGATCGCCCTTGGGATGATTGCAGTGCTGGCCGTCGGGGTGGCATGTGGGCTGGTGAACGGGATCGCGGTTGTCTATGGCCGGGTGCAGCCAATCGTCGCCACCCTTGCGACGGGTGGCATCTTCGGCGGCATCGCTCTGCTTTTGCGGCCTACGCCCGGAGGCAGCATCGATGAGACGATGTCGGACGCGCTCACCTATGCAGTTGCGGACGTTCCGGTCTCGGCGATGATTCTTGTCGTCGTTCTTGTCGCACTGATGGTCTTTCTGCGCCGGTCGGCCCTCGGCCTCGGCCTCTATGCTGTCGGATCGTCTGAACAGTCGGCTTACATGACCGGCCTTCGCGTAAACCGGCTCAAGCTCATCGCCTACGGCAGCAGCGGCTTCATCGCGGCCCTTGCCGGCATCTATGTCAGCATGGTCACGCTTACTGGCGATCCCAATATCGCGCCGTCCTACACGCTGAATTCGATCGGCGCCATCGTGTTGGGCGGAGTGGCGCTGAGCGGTGGCGTCGGCAACCCCATCGGTGCCGTTATCGGCGCTTTGATCCTCAAGACAATCTCGTCGCTGATGTTCTTCTCCGGGCTGCCACCATTGGCGCAGCCGTTCTTCGAGGGATTGATCCTCGCAACTGCAATCGCACTGGGCGCGCTCGGCGTCTTCCGGGTGCGCAGCCGGCTTGAGTTGTACCGCTGA
- a CDS encoding sugar ABC transporter ATP-binding protein, producing the protein MADRYVELKSVSKSYGGVPALTMVDFRCEPGRVHAILGENGAGKSTLMKLLAGVIQPDTGTISIGGQTVQFSSPREAAEQGTVCMFQELSLMQHLSVGDNIVLAAPRTRMGLMQRGVYREARAALDLVGAKSIPLGARVSGLSLSERQLVEIAKAVFRKPKLLILDEATSALTSELVETVFGVLRMLKEQGVAILFISHRMHEVEAIADRISVFRNGKHIETFDVGARTTDEIVGLMIGRSLEELFPPRRPPVPDTAPIVLDVSNVSWQNQLVDVSIAARAGEIVGLGGLDAQGQQQIMHAVFGVLRGVTGRITLNGKRLNGLQPPRVKQSDVGLALVPEDRKTEGLIPGMSVAQNLRLAVLGRAPFGLLDLNGGNEARLQGLIERLALTYGSLDDPVATLSGGNQQKVVLAKWLVLSPKCLLLMDPTRGIDLPTKAQIYRLLTDLAAEGMAVILQSTDYEELIHLCDRVYVFYRGSVARELKGDTLSADALIAASMNVHLHAEARA; encoded by the coding sequence ATGGCCGACCGCTATGTTGAACTGAAATCGGTGTCGAAATCCTATGGTGGCGTTCCAGCCTTGACCATGGTGGATTTCCGCTGCGAGCCAGGACGCGTGCACGCCATTCTCGGCGAAAATGGCGCCGGCAAATCGACGCTGATGAAATTGTTGGCCGGTGTCATCCAGCCGGATACGGGAACGATCTCCATCGGCGGGCAGACGGTGCAATTTTCCTCGCCGCGCGAGGCGGCCGAACAGGGCACGGTCTGCATGTTCCAGGAACTGTCGCTGATGCAGCACCTTTCGGTCGGCGACAATATCGTGCTTGCCGCGCCCCGCACCCGGATGGGATTGATGCAGCGCGGTGTTTATCGTGAGGCGCGCGCGGCGCTGGATCTGGTAGGGGCCAAGTCGATCCCGCTCGGCGCCCGAGTCTCCGGCCTGTCGCTGTCCGAACGCCAGCTTGTGGAAATCGCCAAGGCCGTGTTCCGCAAGCCCAAGCTTCTTATCCTTGACGAGGCAACCTCGGCGTTGACCAGCGAACTCGTCGAAACGGTGTTCGGTGTCCTCAGAATGCTGAAGGAGCAGGGCGTCGCCATCCTTTTCATCTCGCATCGCATGCACGAGGTCGAGGCCATCGCCGACCGCATTTCCGTCTTCCGCAACGGCAAGCATATCGAGACCTTCGACGTTGGCGCACGCACGACCGATGAGATCGTCGGCCTGATGATTGGCCGCTCGCTGGAGGAGCTGTTTCCGCCGCGCCGCCCGCCTGTGCCCGACACGGCGCCGATCGTTCTGGATGTGTCCAACGTCAGTTGGCAAAACCAGCTTGTCGACGTGTCGATCGCCGCTCGCGCCGGCGAAATCGTCGGGCTTGGCGGTTTGGATGCCCAGGGCCAGCAGCAGATCATGCATGCCGTCTTCGGTGTGCTGCGCGGAGTGACGGGCCGCATCACGTTGAATGGCAAGCGACTGAATGGTTTGCAGCCGCCAAGGGTGAAACAATCCGATGTCGGTCTGGCGCTCGTGCCCGAGGATCGCAAGACCGAGGGGCTGATCCCCGGCATGTCGGTAGCGCAGAACCTGCGCTTGGCAGTTCTTGGGCGCGCGCCCTTCGGCCTGCTCGACCTGAACGGCGGTAACGAGGCCCGGCTTCAAGGCCTGATCGAACGGCTGGCATTGACCTACGGTTCGCTCGATGATCCCGTCGCGACGCTCTCGGGCGGCAACCAGCAAAAGGTGGTGCTGGCCAAATGGCTGGTGCTGTCGCCCAAATGTCTGCTGCTGATGGACCCGACGCGCGGCATCGACCTGCCGACCAAGGCCCAGATCTACAGGCTGCTCACTGACCTGGCGGCCGAGGGAATGGCAGTGATCCTGCAATCGACCGATTATGAGGAACTTATCCACTTGTGCGATCGGGTCTATGTCTTCTACCGGGGCAGTGTGGCCAGGGAACTAAAGGGCGACACCCTGTCCGCCGATGCGCTCATCGCCGCCTCGATGAACGTGCACCTTCACGCTGAGGCCCGAGCATGA
- a CDS encoding sugar ABC transporter substrate-binding protein, translated as MKRHMTLLMMGALAASTATLTSARAQDTYKPDCYAPAPDSASVISYPKKSGPYKIALVNGYVGNDWRANSIQTAKAWGARPENKSKLSDLKIISVGNDSTAQISAIDNFIAAGYDAVIINAVNPTAFDAVVRRAKQAGVVLVTYDNVLDSNQVVQINEDQVELGRIKAQAVVDGIKAKKGNVSGQVLEIDGVPGNSVDRDNQAGFSEVFSKYPDLKTVKVEGDWDVGKASKVTSDAIATNGNFDGIVVQEGSVGALEAMAAAKHPVVPVGVDAGNGTRMLVSKGKYPGTTAAQAPALAAMALEASVVLLEGNALPQKVFLPIPHKDNADLTEGKDFFPNLPKTFYTATGFPQCFPVFTPDELNGQTADNSN; from the coding sequence ATGAAAAGACATATGACGCTTCTGATGATGGGCGCCCTTGCAGCATCCACCGCAACGCTCACAAGCGCCCGGGCGCAGGACACCTACAAGCCGGACTGCTATGCTCCTGCACCGGACAGTGCTTCGGTGATCTCCTATCCGAAGAAGTCCGGGCCTTATAAAATTGCCTTGGTCAACGGCTATGTCGGCAATGACTGGCGTGCCAACTCCATCCAGACCGCAAAAGCCTGGGGCGCGCGTCCTGAGAATAAGTCCAAGCTGTCCGACCTGAAGATCATATCGGTAGGCAACGATTCCACGGCGCAGATCTCCGCGATCGACAATTTCATCGCCGCCGGCTACGACGCCGTGATCATCAATGCCGTCAATCCCACCGCCTTCGACGCAGTCGTGAGGCGTGCCAAGCAAGCTGGCGTGGTGCTGGTTACCTATGACAACGTCCTCGACTCCAACCAGGTCGTGCAGATCAATGAAGATCAGGTCGAGCTGGGCCGGATCAAGGCGCAGGCCGTGGTCGATGGCATCAAGGCCAAGAAAGGCAATGTTTCGGGTCAGGTTCTGGAAATCGATGGCGTCCCCGGCAACAGCGTCGACCGCGACAACCAGGCGGGCTTCAGCGAGGTCTTCTCCAAGTACCCCGATCTGAAGACGGTCAAGGTCGAAGGCGACTGGGACGTGGGTAAGGCGTCGAAGGTAACGTCCGACGCCATCGCCACCAACGGCAATTTTGACGGCATCGTTGTCCAGGAGGGCTCCGTTGGCGCGCTTGAGGCGATGGCCGCGGCCAAGCACCCCGTGGTCCCGGTCGGCGTCGATGCCGGCAACGGCACGCGGATGCTGGTCAGCAAGGGCAAGTATCCGGGGACTACCGCCGCTCAGGCGCCGGCGCTGGCCGCCATGGCGTTGGAGGCCTCGGTCGTGCTGCTGGAGGGCAATGCGCTGCCGCAGAAGGTTTTCCTGCCAATCCCGCACAAGGACAACGCGGACCTGACAGAGGGCAAGGATTTCTTTCCCAACCTGCCCAAGACCTTCTACACGGCCACCGGTTTTCCGCAGTGCTTCCCCGTGTTCACGCCCGATGAGTTGAACGGCCAGACGGCCGATAACTCCAACTAG